In bacterium, the sequence ATATGACCCCGATGGTCGATGTCGCGTTCCTCTTGCTCATATTTTTTATGTCGACAACGCAGTTCAAGCCACCGGAGGATACCCCGGTGTCGTTGCCCGATAGCCATAGCAGCATCAAGTTGCCGGAATCGGATGTGTTGACGATAACCATTACGAAAGCCGACACGTCGAAGAATCGGCTTGTCGCAAACAGTTCCCGAATTCTGATCTCGACGGGAATCGCAAAAGTCGATCAACGACTTGGCTTTTCCGCAATGAATCAAGAACTCGGACAGTTTCGATCGGTTCCACAATCGAAAGAGACGTTGCCAGACAATATCATGCGCGC encodes:
- a CDS encoding biopolymer transporter ExbD — translated: MAVPKAKRMGIAMDMTPMVDVAFLLLIFFMSTTQFKPPEDTPVSLPDSHSSIKLPESDVLTITITKADTSKNRLVANSSRILISTGIAKVDQRLGFSAMNQELGQFRSVPQSKETLPDNIMRARMDNPKLRLIIKADERADYATVASVNQLLQDENLLRFYLITDLEK